From a single Elusimicrobiota bacterium genomic region:
- the yidD gene encoding membrane protein insertion efficiency factor YidD translates to MKPLVLAALAVYQKTGRALLPPSCRFHPSCSDYAREAVLTHGCGRGLWLTLRRLTRCHPFHPGGLDPVPPTQLPI, encoded by the coding sequence GTGAAGCCTCTGGTCCTGGCGGCGCTGGCCGTCTACCAGAAGACGGGGCGCGCCTTGCTGCCGCCCTCCTGCCGCTTTCATCCCAGCTGCTCGGATTACGCCCGCGAGGCCGTGCTCACACACGGCTGCGGGCGCGGCCTTTGGCTGACGCTCAGACGGCTGACCCGCTGCCACCCCTTCCATCCCGGAGGACTCGACCCCGTTCCTCCCACCCAACTCCCGATATAA